The following proteins are co-located in the Paludibaculum fermentans genome:
- a CDS encoding MFS transporter, whose protein sequence is MVLSRYKWFVVGMLWFVCFFNYADRQAIYSVFPLLKSQMNLSTSQLAIVGSSFMWVYALSGPFAGMVGDRLQRKTLIIGGLIFWSLVTVATAFSTTYWQLVLFRALEGLGEAFYFPASMSLVSDYHGRDTRSRAMAIHQSSVYAGTIAGGAVAGHLGQHYGWRSSFYLFGLLGTVLGVVLVALLKEPKRGQSEQPGDDGGHGSLKLDKNLFATLSHTFEHRMVPVLITVFVGANFVAMIFLTWMPTFLFEKFGMSLSMAGLNGTAYLQIASVCGVMTGGFLADRFVRRSRAGRMWTQSLGLLLGIPFIFLAGWTLSVPMLVLGMAGFGFSKGLYDANIWASLYDVVKPENRATALGLMNSIGWLGGSIAPLAVARAAETYGMSAAISASCVVYLIVGLLLIYGIKAFMKPTEPAPVTA, encoded by the coding sequence ATGGTTCTCTCTCGGTACAAATGGTTCGTCGTCGGCATGCTGTGGTTCGTCTGCTTCTTCAACTACGCGGACCGTCAGGCCATCTACTCGGTTTTTCCGCTCCTGAAGAGCCAAATGAACCTCTCGACTTCGCAACTCGCGATCGTCGGCAGCTCCTTCATGTGGGTCTACGCCCTCTCCGGACCCTTCGCCGGCATGGTGGGTGACCGCCTCCAGCGCAAGACCCTCATCATCGGCGGACTCATCTTCTGGTCGCTGGTCACCGTGGCCACTGCCTTCTCCACCACTTACTGGCAACTGGTCCTCTTCCGCGCCCTCGAAGGACTCGGTGAAGCCTTCTACTTCCCCGCCTCCATGTCCCTGGTCAGCGACTATCACGGCCGCGACACCCGCTCCCGAGCCATGGCCATCCACCAGTCCAGCGTCTACGCCGGTACCATCGCCGGCGGAGCCGTGGCCGGCCACCTGGGCCAGCACTACGGCTGGCGCTCCAGCTTCTACCTCTTCGGCCTCCTCGGCACAGTGCTGGGCGTCGTCCTCGTAGCGCTGCTGAAGGAGCCCAAGCGCGGGCAATCCGAACAGCCCGGTGACGACGGCGGACACGGCTCGCTCAAACTCGACAAGAACCTCTTCGCTACCCTCAGCCACACCTTTGAACACCGCATGGTGCCGGTCCTGATCACCGTCTTCGTCGGCGCCAACTTCGTGGCCATGATCTTCCTCACCTGGATGCCGACGTTCCTGTTCGAGAAGTTCGGCATGAGCCTCTCGATGGCCGGGCTCAACGGCACCGCCTACCTGCAGATCGCCTCGGTGTGCGGCGTCATGACCGGCGGCTTCCTGGCCGATCGCTTCGTGCGCCGCAGCCGCGCCGGCCGCATGTGGACGCAGTCCCTGGGCCTGCTGCTGGGCATTCCGTTTATATTCCTCGCTGGCTGGACGCTCTCCGTTCCCATGCTCGTCCTCGGCATGGCCGGCTTCGGCTTCTCGAAAGGCCTCTACGACGCCAACATCTGGGCGTCCCTATATGACGTCGTGAAACCCGAGAACCGCGCCACCGCCCTCGGCCTGATGAACTCCATCGGCTGGCTGGGCGGCAGCATTGCTCCTCTCGCCGTGGCCCGCGCCGCCGAAACGTACGGCATGAGCGCGGCCATCAGCGCCAGTTGCGT
- a CDS encoding PadR family transcriptional regulator → MDKTQLELVRGTLDVLILKALVWGRLHGYAITSLIHRQTEEALLVEEGTLYPALWRLEAKGLVEAEWGLSENNRRAKFYQLTSEGRRQLREETRTWEAYSAAVSKMLGATKPPLPEKAG, encoded by the coding sequence ATGGATAAGACGCAACTGGAACTCGTTCGTGGAACTCTCGACGTTCTGATTCTCAAGGCGCTGGTCTGGGGCCGGCTGCACGGGTACGCCATCACAAGCCTGATTCACCGCCAGACCGAGGAAGCGCTGCTGGTGGAAGAAGGCACGCTGTACCCCGCGCTGTGGCGGTTGGAGGCCAAAGGCCTGGTGGAAGCCGAGTGGGGCCTTTCCGAAAACAACCGGCGGGCCAAGTTTTATCAACTGACCTCTGAGGGGCGGCGGCAGCTGCGCGAAGAGACCAGGACGTGGGAGGCCTATTCGGCTGCCGTCAGCAAGATGCTGGGCGCCACGAAGCCTCCTTTGCCGGAGAAAGCCGGATGA